A region from the Algoriphagus machipongonensis genome encodes:
- a CDS encoding helix-turn-helix domain-containing protein: MDQQATDKLDYAARFVNNTGAPIFLTGKAGTGKTTFLRDLAKRTHKRHLILAPTGIAALHAKGVTIHSQFLLPMGSFLPVSEPEGNYTDQYGFFTQHTLGRRHPLNQIRKSVLKAVELLVIDEVSMLRADILDAIDYRMKSVKRNFKEPFGGVQLLMIGDLYQLPPIVKDHEWQILNRFYASMHFFEAKALHNSGMVYLELDKIFRQQDDVFIDVLNHFRENKVTQNDVQILNSHYKSAEEIKKLEEEYITITTHNYKADQINQKEMDSLSESSFYYEADVEDDFPENLYPLPKKLELKKGAQIMFVKNDSSGNGSYFNGKIAKIIHLSKEEVLVEMKDTEEEFTLRKEVWENKKYVVNPDTKELEEDVVGTFAQFPVKLAWAVTVHKSQGLTFDRAIVDVGQAFAPGQVYVALSRLRSLDGLILRSRIQSHLVYSDHQVVNFTQSAGNQSSLQELLSHHQRQYVGSLINRTFDLLPILKELESFQKEQSSSLEFEDTEMQIAIPEVYQKLSSEVGNTGKFRRQLLYLLQENEMEQLQERITKGEEYYSEILTESLKRILSQAGLVEQFSRTKKYLEGLEAVEESLLRKYLDICKLGKIIEAISTGQVPSKMQDLEEDLMAMRRKFIQQAKENAKEKLKGIKSKTGRKKSGTLKPKRQKGDSFEVTYMLYKEGKTIDEMASARSLAKSTIKSHLAHGIETGRIQLEDCLTKEVIAEINDQLEKHSSMSSLREHFDGKYDYGTIKMVIAGNKIN, from the coding sequence ATGGATCAGCAGGCCACCGATAAACTTGACTACGCCGCAAGGTTTGTCAACAACACAGGAGCCCCAATTTTTTTAACAGGAAAAGCAGGGACAGGGAAGACCACATTTTTGAGGGATTTGGCAAAGCGTACCCATAAGAGGCATTTAATTTTGGCTCCAACAGGGATCGCAGCTTTGCATGCAAAAGGTGTGACCATTCATTCTCAGTTTTTATTGCCTATGGGAAGTTTTCTTCCGGTTAGTGAGCCCGAAGGGAATTATACCGATCAGTATGGCTTTTTTACACAGCACACTTTAGGAAGAAGACATCCTTTGAATCAGATTAGAAAAAGTGTGCTCAAGGCTGTAGAATTATTGGTAATTGATGAAGTAAGTATGCTTCGTGCTGATATTTTGGATGCTATCGATTATCGGATGAAGAGTGTCAAAAGGAACTTTAAGGAGCCTTTTGGTGGCGTTCAGCTGCTGATGATCGGAGATTTGTATCAATTGCCTCCCATTGTTAAAGATCATGAATGGCAAATACTGAATAGATTTTATGCTAGCATGCATTTTTTTGAGGCCAAGGCGCTTCATAATTCAGGAATGGTGTACTTGGAACTGGATAAGATTTTTAGACAACAGGATGATGTATTTATTGATGTTTTAAATCACTTCCGGGAAAATAAGGTGACCCAAAATGATGTTCAGATCCTAAACAGTCATTATAAGTCAGCGGAAGAAATCAAGAAGCTGGAAGAAGAATATATTACGATTACCACGCATAATTACAAGGCCGACCAGATCAATCAAAAAGAAATGGATAGTCTTTCCGAAAGCTCATTTTATTATGAGGCTGATGTGGAAGATGATTTTCCTGAAAATTTGTATCCCTTACCGAAGAAACTTGAGTTGAAAAAGGGAGCCCAAATCATGTTTGTTAAAAATGATAGTTCTGGAAACGGGAGTTATTTCAATGGGAAGATTGCCAAAATCATCCACCTTTCAAAAGAAGAGGTTTTGGTGGAAATGAAGGATACTGAGGAGGAGTTTACTTTAAGGAAAGAGGTTTGGGAGAACAAAAAATACGTTGTTAACCCCGATACAAAGGAATTAGAGGAAGACGTTGTAGGTACTTTTGCACAATTCCCTGTCAAGCTTGCTTGGGCTGTTACGGTACACAAAAGTCAGGGTTTAACCTTTGATCGAGCAATCGTAGATGTGGGGCAGGCTTTTGCTCCTGGGCAGGTTTACGTGGCTTTGAGTAGATTGAGGAGCTTAGATGGTTTGATTCTTAGAAGTAGAATCCAGTCTCATTTGGTTTACTCAGATCATCAAGTGGTAAACTTTACGCAGAGTGCTGGCAATCAAAGTTCGCTTCAGGAACTCCTGAGCCATCACCAGCGACAATACGTAGGCTCCCTAATTAACCGAACTTTTGATTTGTTGCCGATACTCAAAGAATTGGAAAGTTTTCAAAAAGAGCAAAGCAGCAGTTTGGAATTTGAGGATACTGAAATGCAAATAGCTATTCCAGAGGTATACCAGAAACTATCCTCTGAAGTTGGGAATACCGGAAAATTCCGAAGACAACTATTGTATCTCCTTCAAGAAAATGAAATGGAGCAATTGCAGGAAAGAATCACGAAGGGAGAGGAGTATTATAGTGAAATACTTACGGAATCGTTAAAAAGGATTTTATCTCAGGCAGGCTTGGTCGAACAGTTTTCCAGAACAAAGAAATATCTAGAAGGCTTAGAGGCGGTGGAAGAAAGTCTCCTTAGAAAATATTTGGATATCTGTAAGCTGGGAAAGATAATTGAGGCTATTTCTACAGGACAAGTACCTTCTAAAATGCAAGATTTAGAGGAGGATTTAATGGCAATGAGAAGGAAATTTATTCAACAAGCCAAGGAAAATGCAAAAGAAAAGCTCAAAGGAATTAAGTCAAAAACGGGTAGGAAGAAGAGTGGTACGTTAAAGCCTAAAAGACAAAAAGGGGATTCATTTGAAGTGACCTACATGTTGTATAAAGAAGGGAAAACAATTGATGAAATGGCAAGCGCTAGGAGTTTGGCTAAATCCACCATTAAAAGTCATTTGGCCCATGGCATCGAGACAGGAAGAATACAATTGGAAGA
- a CDS encoding FMN-binding negative transcriptional regulator — MYIHPLNKWENEPAIIDLIKNYSFATLVTQTDGKPWATHIPLILSKNKQGDTILTGHIAKANPQWRNIAEGEALAIFQGPHAYISSSWYNHENVPTWNYQAVHIQGTLKIITGHDLIDHLKSLVDKFEEGRPNRVSVEGMSKNYLDSQLKGLVGLEMTITEVQAASKLSQNRDKENFDRVIDHLDASSNPLDREVAAEMKKIRK; from the coding sequence ATGTACATACATCCTCTCAATAAGTGGGAAAATGAACCTGCTATTATCGATTTAATAAAGAATTACTCCTTTGCAACACTTGTGACTCAGACTGATGGGAAACCTTGGGCAACCCATATCCCCTTAATTCTTTCCAAAAATAAACAGGGGGATACCATTTTAACCGGCCATATAGCTAAGGCAAACCCACAATGGAGAAACATTGCTGAAGGAGAAGCCCTTGCAATATTCCAAGGCCCTCATGCTTACATTTCATCTTCTTGGTATAACCACGAAAACGTCCCTACTTGGAATTACCAAGCGGTTCATATTCAAGGTACCTTAAAAATCATCACTGGACATGATTTAATAGACCACTTAAAATCACTGGTCGATAAATTTGAAGAAGGAAGACCCAACAGAGTTTCTGTGGAAGGAATGAGTAAAAACTACCTTGATAGCCAATTAAAGGGCTTAGTAGGATTAGAAATGACAATTACTGAAGTTCAAGCTGCTTCAAAACTTTCGCAAAACAGAGATAAAGAGAATTTTGATCGAGTGATTGATCATCTGGATGCTAGCTCAAACCCTCTAGATCGAGAGGTAGCTGCTGAAATGAAAAAGATCAGAAAATAG